In Gossypium arboreum isolate Shixiya-1 chromosome 3, ASM2569848v2, whole genome shotgun sequence, the sequence AAGAGGGAACTTAAGCTGATCGTTTGACCTGAGAGTTTTTCAAGACTACCTTCCAAGCTAAATATGTGGGTGCCAACTATGTAGATGCCCGTAGGAGGGAATTTCTGAACTTAACTCAGGGAGACAGGACAGTGGTTGAATTTGAGGTCGAATTTTTACGACTGAGTCGCTATGCACATGGGATGGTAGCAACAAAATACGAGCGGTGTGTTTGATTTGAGAATGGCCTCAGAGATGGTTTAAGGGTTCTAATAGCTCCTTAGAGGGAGCGGGATTTCACAGCACTGGTTGACAAGGTAAAAATCGCCGAGGATATGACGCGCGCTGAATGCCAGGACAGAGAGAAAGGCAGAGGTAAAAGGGATGTTGAGCCCTCAAATTCTTTTCAAGTATAAGAAAAAGCCCAGAGCTGATGGGGCAGCTAGAGTAGGGACCCCTGCTGCTGCTAATTCTGGATCACAGTTTTGTGCTGGTTGTGGAAAATGCTATCAGGGCGAGTGTTGGAAAAAGATGGGTGCATATCTGAGATGCAGATCTTTGGAGCACCATGTCAAGGATTGTCCACGGAGGCCTGAGTAGGTGCAAGCTACTGGTTTTAGTATTGTTCAGCGGGGTGGTCAGCAGCCACTGAGAGGTGGAagtcaggccaggggtggaaatggAATGGGTCATAGTcgtggagcaccaggcagaggtactggtcatactgaggcgaggcagtcGGTACTGGTTTACTTCGCACATCGTGGAGAGGACGGAGATGCTCCAGATGTCATTTCTGGTAcattctttatctataatgtaccttatatggTACTGATTGATGTTGAGTCTACACATTCATACGTAGCATGCTCTGCGTATAAGATATTGGGTATTATCGTTGAACACACTATGAGTGAGGTTACTGTTCCAAGTCTGCTAAGGC encodes:
- the LOC108485156 gene encoding uncharacterized protein LOC108485156: MLSPQILFKYKKKPRADGAARVGTPAAANSGSQFCAGCGKCYQGECWKKMGAYLRCRSLEHHRGGQQPLRGGSQARGGNGMGHSRGAPGRGTGHTEARQSVLVYFAHRGEDGDAPDVISGTFFIYNVPYMVLIDVESTHSYVACSAYKILGIIVEHTMSEVTVPSLLRQSIWINKMFRDVLLEIKGVIFLADLMEFPFGEFDLILGMDWLEKHRVSLDCATKWVVLRTEADEEVVVIGERQNYLNVGDSSVRDIRTITDFPNVFLEELPGLPPEREVEFGIELLPGTALVSITPYRMAPKELVELKVQIQELLDRGFIQTSVSM